Proteins encoded in a region of the Dorea longicatena genome:
- the yedF gene encoding sulfurtransferase-like selenium metabolism protein YedF, producing the protein MITVNAMGDNCPIPVIKTKKAMAALTGPETIEVLVDNEIAVQNVTKMASSSGGKVTSEKLGDAEYKVTIEMEGAPAADGAEAVCAPDARDNTVVVVSSDRMGSGNDELGKVLIKGFIFAVTQLDTLPKTMLFYNGGATLTTEGSDSLEDLKSLEAQGVEIMTCGTCLDYYGLKDKLAVGTVTNMYSIVETMAKAGRIVRPS; encoded by the coding sequence ATGATTACAGTTAATGCTATGGGAGACAATTGCCCAATCCCGGTTATTAAAACCAAAAAGGCAATGGCTGCACTGACAGGACCGGAGACGATTGAAGTTCTGGTTGATAATGAGATCGCAGTGCAGAATGTAACAAAGATGGCATCTAGCTCAGGAGGAAAAGTAACTTCTGAAAAATTGGGGGATGCCGAATATAAAGTTACGATTGAAATGGAAGGAGCACCGGCAGCAGATGGAGCTGAAGCAGTATGTGCGCCGGATGCAAGAGACAATACAGTTGTTGTCGTTTCTTCTGACCGTATGGGATCTGGAAATGATGAATTAGGAAAAGTTCTGATCAAAGGATTTATTTTTGCAGTGACACAGCTTGATACACTGCCAAAGACAATGCTTTTCTATAATGGAGGAGCAACTTTGACTACAGAAGGTTCTGATTCTCTGGAAGATTTGAAATCTCTGGAAGCACAGGGAGTAGAGATCATGACATGTGGAACCTGTCTGGATTATTATGGTCTGAAAGACAAGCTTGCAGTTGGTACAGTAACGAACATGTACAGCATTGTTGAAACGATGGCAAAAGCAGGAAGAATCGTCAGACCATCATAA
- a CDS encoding aminotransferase class V-fold PLP-dependent enzyme yields the protein MIYMDNAATTMHKPQEVIDAVVSAMSSMGNAGRGASEAALSASRIIYDTREGLAKLFGAENARQIAFTSNSTESLNIAIKGILDPGDHVITTVLEHNSVLRPLYEMEKKGTELSVIGCNEKGMPDIAAMEAAIKENTKMIICTNGSNLTGNYVDVAVIGKMAHKHGLIFVVDASQTAGVFPIDVQKMDIDILCFTGHKGLLGPQGTGGIYVKEGIQIRPLKTGGSGIQTYSKEHPVQMPTALEAGTLNGHGIAGLHAALGYLEKTGIDNIRKKEENLMWRFYNGVKDVPGVKIYGDYSQKERCAIVTLNIGDYDSSEVSDELLMEYDISTRSGGHCAPLMHEALGTVEQGAVRFSFSHYNTEEEVDTAIRAIRELAEEP from the coding sequence ATGATATATATGGACAATGCAGCTACAACAATGCACAAACCACAGGAAGTGATCGATGCGGTAGTAAGTGCGATGAGTTCGATGGGGAATGCAGGACGCGGGGCCAGTGAAGCTGCACTCAGTGCATCCAGGATTATTTATGATACCAGGGAGGGACTGGCAAAATTATTCGGTGCAGAGAATGCAAGGCAGATTGCATTTACATCGAATTCTACGGAAAGTCTGAATATTGCTATAAAAGGAATACTGGATCCGGGAGATCATGTGATCACAACGGTTCTGGAACATAATTCGGTGTTAAGACCGTTATATGAGATGGAGAAGAAAGGCACAGAACTTTCAGTTATAGGATGTAACGAGAAAGGAATGCCGGATATAGCTGCGATGGAGGCAGCGATAAAAGAGAATACGAAGATGATTATCTGTACCAATGGATCGAATCTTACCGGCAATTATGTAGATGTGGCAGTAATTGGGAAGATGGCGCATAAGCACGGACTGATCTTTGTGGTGGATGCATCACAGACGGCCGGAGTATTTCCAATTGACGTACAGAAGATGGATATAGATATATTATGTTTTACAGGACACAAAGGACTTCTTGGACCTCAGGGGACAGGCGGAATATATGTAAAAGAAGGAATACAGATCAGACCGTTAAAGACCGGAGGAAGTGGAATACAGACATATAGCAAAGAACATCCGGTGCAGATGCCGACGGCTTTGGAGGCAGGTACTTTGAACGGACATGGAATTGCCGGACTTCATGCGGCACTTGGATATCTGGAAAAAACAGGAATTGATAATATCCGCAAAAAAGAAGAAAATCTGATGTGGCGGTTCTATAACGGGGTAAAAGATGTTCCGGGCGTTAAGATTTATGGGGATTACAGTCAGAAAGAACGCTGTGCGATCGTGACGCTGAACATCGGTGATTATGATTCTTCAGAAGTGAGTGATGAGCTTCTTATGGAATATGATATTTCTACCAGATCGGGAGGGCATTGTGCACCGCTTATGCACGAGGCGCTTGGAACGGTAGAACAGGGGGCTGTGAGATTCAGTTTCTCACATTACAACACGGAGGAAGAAGTGGATACGGCTATAAGGGCGATCCGCGAACTGGCAGAAGAACCGTAA
- a CDS encoding TetR/AcrR family transcriptional regulator, with protein sequence MPRKRRSTKSRIVKAAWNLFYKNGYEQTTVEDIINASKTSKGTFYHYFKGKEALLNSLSYLFDQKYEDLAAVIDPNLSCYDKLLFLNHELFYMIETSVDIHLLAYLYSSQLVTKDKKSLSDKKRIYFKWLTEIMEEGLKNGEFKNTSTASELMEIYAMYERALLYDWALFKGKFSLTERTDKLLPHVLQTFVDGL encoded by the coding sequence ATGCCACGTAAACGCAGATCTACAAAAAGCCGAATTGTTAAAGCAGCCTGGAACCTCTTTTACAAAAATGGCTACGAACAGACTACCGTAGAAGACATCATCAACGCTTCAAAAACTTCAAAAGGTACTTTTTATCATTATTTCAAGGGAAAAGAAGCACTTTTAAATTCACTTTCTTATCTTTTTGACCAGAAATACGAAGACCTTGCTGCGGTGATTGATCCGAATCTTTCTTGTTATGATAAACTTTTATTTTTAAACCATGAATTATTTTATATGATAGAAACCAGCGTCGATATACATCTGCTGGCCTACCTCTACTCTTCGCAGCTGGTTACCAAAGATAAGAAATCTTTGTCTGACAAAAAACGTATTTATTTCAAATGGCTGACAGAGATTATGGAGGAAGGTTTAAAAAACGGAGAATTCAAAAACACCAGCACCGCTTCCGAACTAATGGAAATATATGCCATGTATGAGCGTGCTCTTCTCTATGACTGGGCCCTTTTCAAAGGCAAATTCTCACTGACCGAACGTACAGACAAGTTACTTCCACATGTATTACAGACATTTGTGGATGGACTTTAA
- a CDS encoding DUF3343 domain-containing protein produces the protein MRKKVMKLVVTFHTTSDAMAMEKVCKERNVPGRLIPVPRAISAGCGLSWCADLTDREQILDVMKEVGIEQEDVHECLV, from the coding sequence ATGAGAAAAAAAGTAATGAAACTTGTTGTAACTTTCCATACGACGTCTGATGCGATGGCGATGGAGAAGGTATGCAAGGAAAGAAATGTACCAGGCAGACTGATTCCTGTACCGAGAGCGATTTCGGCAGGATGCGGACTTTCCTGGTGTGCGGATCTGACAGACCGAGAACAGATCCTTGATGTGATGAAAGAGGTAGGGATTGAACAGGAAGATGTTCATGAATGCCTTGTATAA
- the selB gene encoding selenocysteine-specific translation elongation factor produces the protein MKNIIIGTAGHIDHGKTTLIKALTGRNTDRWEEEQRRGITIDLGFTYFDLPGGDRAGIVDVPGHEKFINNMVAGVVGMDLVLLVIAADEGIMPQTREHMDILNLLGIEKSIIVLNKCDLVDEEWLEMMEEDVREELSGTFLEHAPLVKVSAATGAGLDDLVKEIEHQTRDEVVQKDIHTIPRLPIDRVFTLSGFGTIITGTLVSGTITKEDTLQMYPVGKECKIRSIQVHGEDKKECYAGQRVAINLSNVKKKEIKRGCVLAPPNSMKNTDLLDVKLNVLDSSVRILTNHTRLHFFTGTSEVLCRAVLLDKEEIGPGESGYVQLRMEEEVAVRRGDKFVVRFYSPMETIGGGVVLEPNPKIKRRFQPEVIEELKRKEEGSSADVIEMHVKSHAETLITVTELAKLTALSPEEVEQDVKELEEQGSIYAFPMRKDTYVWHSDSAREAERILLKALKEYEETYPYRYGIKKAQVQTTYFKKVKPNVYDKILTLFEEQGVLKRVDEFLCTPEYEVRKDKIYDKVSKIMLDTFEKAGFDFARYSEVTCKDVPQDIMDDILNILLEEKQIVKINDEMYTLTSYMETAKEKIKEHLKEDPLITIAQVRDMFETSRKSAKPILEYMDSIKVTKKTGAESERVAY, from the coding sequence ATGAAGAATATTATTATCGGAACGGCCGGACACATTGATCATGGTAAGACAACACTGATCAAAGCACTGACCGGAAGAAATACAGACCGCTGGGAAGAAGAACAGCGAAGAGGAATTACGATTGACTTAGGGTTTACGTATTTTGACTTGCCGGGAGGAGACCGTGCGGGAATCGTCGATGTACCGGGACATGAGAAATTCATCAATAACATGGTTGCCGGAGTTGTCGGAATGGATCTGGTACTCCTGGTGATCGCGGCGGATGAGGGAATCATGCCGCAGACAAGAGAGCACATGGATATTCTGAACCTTCTCGGAATCGAGAAGAGTATCATTGTGCTGAATAAATGTGATCTCGTAGATGAAGAGTGGCTGGAGATGATGGAAGAGGATGTAAGGGAAGAACTTTCCGGAACATTCCTGGAACATGCGCCGCTTGTCAAAGTATCGGCAGCGACAGGTGCCGGCCTTGATGATCTGGTAAAAGAGATCGAACATCAGACCAGAGACGAAGTGGTACAGAAAGATATTCATACTATTCCGCGTCTCCCGATCGACAGAGTATTTACACTTTCCGGATTTGGAACAATCATCACCGGAACACTGGTGTCCGGAACGATCACGAAAGAAGACACACTTCAGATGTATCCGGTCGGAAAAGAATGTAAGATCCGAAGCATTCAGGTTCACGGAGAAGATAAGAAAGAGTGTTACGCCGGACAACGTGTGGCGATCAACCTTTCAAATGTGAAGAAAAAAGAAATCAAGAGAGGCTGCGTACTGGCGCCTCCGAACAGTATGAAAAATACCGACCTTCTGGATGTAAAGTTAAATGTACTGGATTCTTCTGTGAGAATCCTGACGAATCATACACGTCTGCATTTCTTTACAGGAACCAGTGAAGTGCTCTGCCGTGCGGTACTTCTGGATAAGGAAGAAATCGGACCTGGAGAAAGCGGTTATGTACAGCTTCGTATGGAAGAAGAAGTTGCGGTAAGAAGAGGAGACAAATTCGTAGTACGTTTCTATTCACCAATGGAGACGATCGGCGGAGGTGTTGTTCTTGAGCCGAATCCGAAGATCAAGAGAAGATTCCAGCCGGAAGTGATCGAAGAACTGAAGCGCAAGGAAGAAGGATCGTCCGCAGATGTTATAGAAATGCATGTGAAGAGTCATGCAGAGACCCTGATCACAGTCACGGAACTGGCCAAGCTTACGGCACTTTCGCCGGAAGAGGTGGAGCAGGATGTGAAAGAACTGGAAGAGCAGGGCAGTATCTATGCATTTCCAATGCGGAAAGATACGTATGTATGGCACAGCGATTCTGCAAGAGAGGCAGAACGTATCCTGCTGAAAGCTTTGAAGGAATATGAAGAAACGTATCCGTACCGCTACGGAATTAAGAAGGCACAGGTACAGACCACATATTTCAAAAAGGTAAAACCAAATGTATACGACAAGATTCTGACGCTTTTTGAAGAACAGGGAGTATTGAAACGAGTCGATGAATTTTTATGTACTCCGGAGTACGAAGTACGGAAAGACAAGATTTATGATAAAGTGTCAAAGATCATGCTGGATACATTTGAAAAAGCAGGATTTGACTTTGCAAGATATTCCGAGGTTACATGCAAGGATGTACCACAGGATATCATGGATGACATCCTGAACATCTTATTAGAAGAAAAACAGATTGTAAAAATAAATGATGAAATGTATACGCTGACCTCTTATATGGAGACTGCGAAAGAGAAGATCAAAGAGCATTTGAAAGAAGATCCGCTGATCACGATCGCACAGGTCAGAGACATGTTTGAGACAAGCAGAAAAAGTGCAAAACCGATCCTGGAATATATGGACAGTATCAAGGTAACCAAGAAAACGGGAGCAGAGAGCGAAAGGGTGGCATACTAA
- a CDS encoding selenium metabolism-associated LysR family transcriptional regulator → MNLKQLEAFVQVAEGGSFSKAAKQLFLTQPTISAHISSLEKELNARFFVRNTKEVKLSDDGKELYRYARQMIDLQKKIEERFETGKSESKHLITIAASTIPAQYLLPEILMKFNERYPKEQVKLLETDSSQVVTKIIDHMVDVGFTGTVLEKKHCKYIPFYKDELIVITPNTEKYQVLHQNIEDISWISGECLIMREEGSGTRKEAGKQLRNAGINLDKLKIIASIENQETIKKSVKQGMGISIISRLAAEEEAKSGDLLTFPIPKADQGRDINLVYNKNYQMSKSAERFIKVVKEVYGIEE, encoded by the coding sequence ATGAATTTAAAACAATTAGAAGCTTTCGTTCAGGTAGCAGAGGGAGGCAGTTTTTCAAAGGCAGCAAAACAGCTGTTTCTGACACAGCCAACCATCAGTGCACACATTTCGTCACTGGAGAAAGAACTGAATGCAAGGTTTTTTGTAAGAAATACAAAAGAAGTAAAATTATCGGATGACGGGAAAGAATTGTACCGTTACGCAAGACAGATGATCGATCTTCAGAAAAAGATCGAGGAAAGATTTGAAACAGGAAAAAGTGAGAGCAAACATCTGATCACAATTGCGGCATCTACAATTCCGGCACAGTATCTGCTTCCGGAGATTCTGATGAAGTTCAATGAACGGTATCCGAAAGAACAGGTAAAGCTTCTTGAAACGGACAGCAGTCAGGTTGTGACCAAGATCATTGATCATATGGTAGATGTAGGATTTACCGGAACGGTTCTGGAGAAAAAACACTGTAAATATATTCCGTTTTATAAGGATGAACTGATAGTGATCACTCCGAATACGGAGAAATATCAGGTGTTACATCAGAATATTGAAGATATAAGCTGGATCAGTGGGGAATGTCTGATCATGCGGGAAGAAGGATCCGGCACAAGAAAAGAAGCCGGAAAACAGCTCCGTAATGCCGGAATCAATCTGGATAAGCTTAAGATCATTGCAAGTATTGAAAATCAGGAGACGATCAAGAAGTCGGTAAAACAAGGAATGGGAATTTCGATCATATCCAGACTTGCGGCGGAAGAAGAAGCAAAATCAGGAGATCTTCTGACATTTCCTATTCCAAAGGCAGATCAGGGACGTGACATTAACCTGGTGTATAATAAGAATTATCAGATGTCAAAAAGTGCAGAGCGCTTTATTAAAGTGGTAAAAGAAGTATACGGAATAGAAGAATAG
- the selD gene encoding selenide, water dikinase SelD has product MKSDVKLTSLSKTAGUAAKIGPETLAQVLSKLPKFEDDNLIVGIETSDDAAIYKVTDDIAMIQTVDFFTPIVDDPYMFGQIAAANSLSDVWAMGGEPAVALNIVGFPNCLDPAILGDILAGGADKVKEAGAVLVGGHSVQDDEPKYGLCVSGFVHPDKIFKNYGCRPGDILILTKQIGSGIVNTAIKAEMASPSAIREAQTVMASLNKIGKQVVEKYDVSACTDITGFGLLGHCVEMASASDVTFELSVHDIAYLQDAYDYAKMGLVPAGAYKNKRYSINQVEVGSVEETYLDLLYDPQTSGGLLISVSPKEYENMMRDFRASGLDTTVSVIGTVAPKSDKLIRLF; this is encoded by the coding sequence ATGAAATCAGATGTAAAATTAACGAGTTTAAGCAAAACAGCAGGTTGAGCGGCCAAGATTGGTCCGGAGACCCTTGCTCAGGTTCTGAGTAAGCTGCCAAAATTTGAGGATGACAATTTAATAGTAGGAATCGAGACTTCCGATGATGCTGCCATCTACAAAGTGACAGATGATATTGCGATGATTCAGACGGTTGATTTCTTTACTCCGATTGTGGATGATCCATATATGTTCGGACAGATCGCCGCTGCCAACTCGCTCAGTGATGTATGGGCGATGGGAGGAGAACCGGCGGTAGCCCTGAACATCGTAGGTTTCCCGAATTGCCTGGATCCGGCGATTCTCGGCGATATCCTTGCGGGAGGCGCAGACAAAGTAAAAGAAGCAGGTGCAGTATTAGTCGGAGGACATTCGGTACAGGATGATGAACCGAAATACGGTCTCTGCGTATCCGGATTCGTTCACCCGGATAAGATCTTTAAGAACTACGGCTGCAGACCGGGAGATATATTGATTCTTACAAAACAGATCGGAAGTGGTATCGTGAATACTGCGATCAAAGCAGAGATGGCATCGCCATCGGCAATCCGCGAGGCACAGACGGTCATGGCATCCTTGAATAAGATAGGCAAGCAGGTTGTGGAAAAGTATGATGTTTCCGCATGTACGGATATCACTGGATTTGGACTGCTTGGACATTGTGTTGAGATGGCATCGGCAAGTGATGTGACATTTGAACTCAGTGTGCATGACATTGCGTATCTTCAGGATGCATACGATTATGCGAAGATGGGTCTTGTTCCGGCAGGAGCTTATAAGAATAAGAGATATTCGATCAATCAGGTGGAAGTTGGTTCGGTAGAAGAGACATACTTAGATCTTCTCTATGATCCACAGACTTCCGGCGGACTTCTCATCAGTGTTTCGCCTAAAGAATACGAGAATATGATGAGAGACTTCAGAGCATCAGGACTGGATACAACCGTTTCCGTAATCGGAACAGTTGCACCAAAGAGTGATAAGCTGATCCGGTTATTCTAG
- the yedE gene encoding YedE family putative selenium transporter, with translation MNLSDSKKKLVLAGVVCGIVAACLATLGNPANMAFCIACFIRDTAGAMGMHQAEVVQYARPEIIGLVLGAFIISIATKEYRSTAGSSPMIRFILGVIIMIGALVFLGCPLRMVIRMSAGDLNAWVAFVGFILGVATGVFALKKGFSLGRAHVTNKVNGAVLPAIVVAILILATCTTLLKASQAGPGSMHAPIIASLIGGLVFGAFAQKSRMCFAGSIRDIILMKNFDLISVIAGLFVVMLVFNLATGRFVLGFDTPGIIAHSEHLWNILGMYTVGFAAVLAGGCPLRQLILAGQGSSDSAVTVVGMFVGAAMCHNFGLAASGTALNPETKEVVAGAVPLNGKIACIICIVICFIIAFTNKREETK, from the coding sequence ATGAATTTATCAGATTCAAAGAAAAAACTGGTACTGGCCGGTGTTGTGTGTGGTATTGTAGCGGCATGCCTTGCAACACTTGGAAATCCAGCGAACATGGCATTCTGTATTGCATGTTTTATCCGTGATACGGCGGGAGCAATGGGAATGCATCAGGCAGAAGTGGTACAGTATGCAAGACCGGAGATTATTGGTCTTGTACTTGGGGCATTTATCATTTCAATAGCAACAAAAGAATATCGCTCAACGGCGGGATCATCGCCGATGATCCGTTTTATTCTTGGTGTGATCATTATGATCGGTGCACTTGTATTCCTGGGATGCCCTCTGCGTATGGTAATCCGTATGTCGGCAGGTGATCTGAATGCATGGGTAGCTTTCGTTGGTTTCATCCTTGGAGTGGCAACGGGAGTATTTGCATTAAAGAAGGGATTCAGTCTTGGAAGAGCACATGTAACTAACAAAGTTAACGGAGCGGTTCTTCCGGCAATCGTGGTTGCGATTTTGATCCTTGCTACATGTACAACACTTCTGAAAGCGAGCCAGGCAGGACCGGGAAGCATGCATGCACCGATTATTGCATCTTTGATCGGAGGTCTTGTATTTGGAGCATTTGCACAGAAATCAAGAATGTGCTTTGCAGGAAGTATCCGGGATATTATCCTGATGAAAAACTTTGATCTTATCAGTGTCATTGCGGGACTTTTTGTAGTGATGCTTGTATTTAATCTTGCAACAGGACGTTTCGTGCTTGGATTTGATACACCTGGAATTATTGCGCATTCTGAACATCTGTGGAATATTCTTGGAATGTACACAGTTGGATTCGCAGCTGTACTTGCAGGAGGATGCCCATTAAGACAGCTGATCCTTGCGGGACAGGGATCTTCTGATTCGGCGGTAACCGTAGTCGGAATGTTTGTGGGAGCTGCAATGTGCCATAACTTCGGACTTGCGGCAAGTGGAACTGCACTTAATCCTGAGACGAAAGAAGTAGTGGCAGGTGCAGTACCATTGAATGGTAAGATTGCATGTATTATCTGTATTGTGATTTGCTTTATTATCGCATTTACGAATAAGAGAGAAGAAACAAAATAA
- a CDS encoding sulfurtransferase TusA family protein codes for MKEVDARGLSCPEPLMLTAEALKGETGPVKILVTEPHQKMNVEKFAKSKGKKSTAVEKDGYYEVVIE; via the coding sequence ATGAAAGAAGTAGATGCAAGAGGTCTTTCTTGTCCGGAACCATTAATGCTGACAGCAGAAGCGTTAAAAGGAGAAACAGGACCTGTGAAAATTCTTGTCACAGAGCCTCATCAGAAGATGAATGTTGAAAAATTTGCCAAAAGTAAGGGGAAAAAGTCAACAGCTGTGGAGAAAGACGGTTACTACGAAGTGGTGATTGAGTAA
- a CDS encoding PHP domain-containing protein, with protein MFVDTHMHEMTCSKDSFLKLEEMVEIAREKGLGAICITDHDDMGLKEYAAEYSKKTGFPIFVGIEFFSLQGDIIAFGIEEYPDERISAQDFIDLVKAQGGFCFAAHPFRNNNRGLEENLRTVKGLDGLEVLNGSTSVEACQKAARYAQELGLCTMGSSDCHVPEKVGACATWFPEEVKTMEEFMQALKKGGMKPAYYEDGAYHILEVQEYGNGYPKVGF; from the coding sequence ATGTTTGTAGATACGCATATGCACGAAATGACCTGTTCAAAAGACAGTTTCTTAAAATTAGAAGAGATGGTAGAAATTGCCAGAGAGAAAGGTCTCGGTGCAATCTGCATCACGGACCATGATGATATGGGACTGAAAGAATATGCAGCAGAATATTCGAAGAAGACAGGATTCCCAATCTTTGTAGGAATTGAATTCTTTTCTCTGCAGGGAGACATTATTGCATTTGGAATTGAAGAATATCCGGATGAGAGAATTTCCGCGCAGGACTTTATTGATCTGGTAAAAGCACAGGGAGGCTTCTGCTTTGCGGCACATCCGTTCCGCAATAATAACAGAGGTCTGGAAGAGAACTTAAGGACAGTCAAAGGTCTGGACGGCCTGGAAGTCTTAAATGGAAGCACTTCTGTAGAGGCGTGCCAGAAGGCGGCGAGATATGCACAGGAACTCGGACTGTGTACGATGGGATCCAGCGACTGTCATGTACCGGAGAAAGTCGGTGCGTGTGCGACCTGGTTTCCGGAAGAAGTAAAGACAATGGAAGAGTTTATGCAAGCTCTGAAAAAAGGTGGTATGAAACCGGCATATTATGAGGACGGTGCATATCACATACTGGAGGTACAAGAGTATGGGAATGGATACCCGAAGGTAGGATTCTAA
- a CDS encoding GTP pyrophosphokinase has translation MENTMKNYEDVDSWKTIMFLYNSALKEVGTKLEILNDEFQHVHKYNPIEHIKTRIKTPESIVKKLRRYGYEISIENMVKYINDIAGVRLICSFTSDIYRLAEMIGNQSDLKVLSIKDYIKNPKESGYKSYHMLVSVPIFLSDSVVDTKVEIQIRTIAMDFWASLEHKIYYKFEGDAPDYISRDLRECAEMVSTLDEKMLSLNEAIQECLEKQEELNMSTKTKESNRQDQRVLQGLD, from the coding sequence ATGGAAAATACGATGAAGAACTATGAGGATGTCGACAGTTGGAAGACGATCATGTTCCTGTATAATTCAGCGTTAAAAGAAGTGGGGACAAAGCTGGAGATACTGAACGATGAATTCCAACATGTGCATAAATACAACCCGATTGAACATATTAAGACTAGGATCAAGACACCGGAAAGTATTGTAAAGAAGTTACGCAGATACGGCTACGAGATATCAATCGAGAATATGGTAAAGTATATCAATGATATCGCAGGGGTCCGCCTGATCTGTTCCTTTACATCAGATATTTACCGGCTGGCGGAGATGATCGGTAATCAAAGCGATCTGAAAGTATTGTCGATCAAAGATTATATTAAGAATCCAAAAGAAAGTGGATATAAGAGCTACCATATGCTGGTATCCGTACCTATTTTTCTTTCTGACAGCGTTGTGGATACTAAGGTAGAGATTCAGATCCGTACGATCGCAATGGATTTCTGGGCAAGTCTGGAGCATAAGATTTATTACAAATTTGAAGGGGATGCTCCTGATTATATCAGCAGGGATCTGAGAGAATGTGCAGAGATGGTATCGACTCTGGATGAGAAGATGCTGTCACTGAATGAAGCAATTCAGGAATGTCTGGAGAAGCAGGAAGAGTTAAATATGAGTACAAAGACAAAAGAGAGCAACAGACAGGATCAGCGTGTCCTGCAGGGACTTGACTAA
- the selA gene encoding L-seryl-tRNA(Sec) selenium transferase produces the protein MNKNVLYRSIPKVDILLADEGIKVLIEAYSRESVMEAIHSEMEKLRAYIGTCDDEEKAKHQIALLNENIAKAVAAMHTPNMKKVINGTGTILHTNLGRAPISYEHMMKAAEIVSGYSNLEYNLEAGRRGERYSHFEKLLCKLTGAEAAMAVNNNASSVLLILSSLAKGGEVIVSRGELIEIGGKFRIPDVMEQSGASLVEVGTTNKTHYEDYEEAITEETKALLKVHTSNYRIVGFTESVGIDELVPIAKEHEIPVVEDLGSGVLIDLEKYGLTHEPTVQESIAHGADVVCFSGDKLLGGPQAGIIIGKKKYIDMMKKNQLTRALRIDKFTAAALEMVLMEYLSEETAVQNIPVLRMIATPLEEIEKEARSFVRILRHTGMDAKIQMVSCESQIGGGSLPLERMESRAVAIQPNGMSVAEMEEKMRHLEIPIIPRTINDSICLDVRTIERKDYKMIAAELAELLGKKEER, from the coding sequence ATGAATAAGAATGTATTATACCGGAGTATCCCAAAAGTAGATATTCTTCTGGCGGATGAAGGAATCAAAGTATTGATAGAGGCCTACAGCCGTGAAAGTGTAATGGAAGCGATCCACAGTGAGATGGAAAAGCTCCGTGCATATATCGGAACATGCGATGATGAAGAAAAAGCAAAACACCAGATCGCATTACTGAATGAAAATATAGCAAAAGCCGTTGCGGCAATGCATACACCGAATATGAAAAAGGTGATCAACGGAACCGGAACGATCCTGCATACGAATCTCGGACGTGCACCGATCAGTTACGAACACATGATGAAAGCAGCAGAGATCGTCAGTGGGTATTCCAATCTGGAATACAATCTGGAAGCAGGAAGAAGAGGAGAGCGTTATTCGCATTTTGAAAAGCTTCTGTGTAAATTAACCGGCGCAGAGGCTGCCATGGCGGTCAATAATAATGCGTCTTCGGTACTTCTGATCTTAAGTTCTCTGGCAAAAGGCGGAGAAGTAATCGTTTCCCGCGGGGAGCTGATCGAGATTGGTGGTAAATTCCGCATTCCGGATGTGATGGAACAGAGCGGTGCAAGCCTCGTGGAAGTCGGAACGACGAACAAGACACATTATGAGGATTATGAAGAAGCAATCACAGAAGAGACGAAAGCTCTTCTGAAGGTACACACCAGTAACTACCGTATTGTTGGATTTACAGAAAGTGTGGGAATTGATGAACTGGTACCGATTGCGAAGGAACATGAGATTCCGGTTGTGGAAGATCTCGGAAGCGGTGTGCTGATCGACCTGGAGAAATACGGTCTGACACATGAGCCGACCGTACAGGAATCCATCGCACATGGTGCGGATGTGGTATGTTTCAGCGGTGACAAGCTTCTTGGAGGACCACAGGCGGGAATTATCATCGGTAAGAAGAAGTACATCGATATGATGAAGAAGAACCAGCTTACCCGTGCACTTCGTATTGATAAATTTACGGCGGCAGCACTGGAAATGGTTCTGATGGAATACCTGTCAGAAGAGACAGCTGTTCAGAACATCCCGGTATTGCGTATGATTGCAACGCCTTTAGAAGAGATTGAAAAAGAAGCCAGAAGCTTTGTGCGTATCTTGCGTCACACTGGAATGGATGCAAAGATTCAGATGGTATCCTGTGAATCACAGATCGGCGGCGGATCCCTTCCACTTGAGCGGATGGAAAGCCGTGCAGTTGCAATCCAGCCAAATGGCATGAGTGTTGCAGAGATGGAAGAGAAGATGCGTCATCTGGAGATCCCGATCATTCCGAGAACGATCAATGACAGTATCTGTCTGGATGTCAGAACGATCGAACGCAAGGATTATAAAATGATTGCAGCAGAGCTTGCAGAATTATTAGGAAAGAAAGAAGAACGGTAG